The Saprospiraceae bacterium genome includes a window with the following:
- a CDS encoding isoprenylcysteine carboxylmethyltransferase family protein, translating to MNHIIFGKDDNVYIGFIIKMLIILFFFVVFTYSMSEKMYSYLVPISYLQTQTLTIIGLALIHIALVWISIAQFQMSNSWRIGIDEENKTKLVTEGIFSISRNPIFLGMIISVLGHFFIVPNALTFFLTITTYIVIKIQIRLEEEFLQKQHSHDYVNYKLKTKRLL from the coding sequence ATGAATCATATTATATTTGGAAAGGATGATAATGTATATATTGGCTTTATCATAAAAATGCTGATAATTCTCTTTTTTTTTGTTGTATTTACCTATTCTATGTCAGAAAAAATGTACTCCTATTTAGTACCAATTTCTTATTTGCAAACTCAAACATTGACTATAATAGGTTTGGCTTTAATACATATTGCTTTGGTATGGATAAGCATTGCACAATTTCAAATGAGTAATAGTTGGAGAATAGGCATTGATGAAGAAAATAAAACCAAATTAGTCACGGAAGGTATCTTTTCAATCAGCAGAAATCCTATTTTTTTGGGTATGATCATAAGTGTGTTGGGCCATTTTTTTATTGTACCTAATGCCCTTACATTTTTTTTAACAATAACTACCTACATAGTCATAAAAATCCAGATACGATTAGAAGAAGAATTTTTGCAAAAGCAACACTCCCATGACTATGTGAATTATAAACTCAAAACAAAAAGACTATTATAA
- a CDS encoding transcriptional repressor, whose product MEKAEEILKVKGVNPTAVRILVLRYLLEHLKSQSLKDIEEGLMHTDRSSIFRSLKTFEEKKVVHSIEDGSGMIKYAVCPTGCNCDPQDLHYHFYCTKCGYTYCLLDNPIPIIKLPQNFKMQRANMVVKGLCNKCS is encoded by the coding sequence ATGGAAAAAGCGGAAGAAATATTAAAAGTAAAAGGTGTAAATCCTACGGCTGTTAGAATTTTAGTGCTAAGATATCTATTGGAGCATTTGAAATCTCAATCATTAAAAGATATTGAAGAAGGTTTAATGCATACCGATAGAAGTTCTATATTTAGGTCTCTAAAAACATTTGAAGAAAAAAAAGTTGTTCACAGCATCGAAGATGGGTCCGGTATGATTAAGTATGCTGTTTGTCCTACAGGATGTAATTGTGACCCACAAGATTTGCACTATCATTTTTATTGTACCAAGTGCGGCTATACCTATTGCCTTTTAGATAATCCAATACCTATTATCAAATTACCTCAAAATTTCAAAATGCAGCGAGCAAATATGGTAGTGAAAGGGCTTTGTAATAAGTGTAGTTAA
- a CDS encoding efflux RND transporter periplasmic adaptor subunit, which yields MINVSSCKSKSNENAAEEHAEGDGHNHEAEEDHSGHDHADGEHTEQEAHSKTVHLNAAQYKNAGIDTGWFEMKNLSDAINASGYTKLPPQNQADVTSAMGGIVKTIKVIEGQYVKQGQSLATIQSLEYNKIRLEKSKLKESLQSAQANKQYLDVEYNRQKELSEENINAKKTFQKVASELELETKKIVNLLEQIEITDQMLILGGTSKSPVLSINAPISGYVSDIYIKIGSNAETGKPMFTILDNSKMHVDLLIYEKDLFKVKVGQDVRFILTNQNNKEIRGKIKNIGKNFENDTKSVAVHADIIDLNHNLIPGMYVNALVEMGGNKVSSLPSDAIIKAEGREFIFIMENEQHEEGEITFARIEVKTGVSQLGNVQVNLLEPIHEGDKIVTKGAFYLQSHLTKESGGGGHAH from the coding sequence ATGATCAATGTATCATCGTGCAAATCCAAATCTAACGAAAATGCGGCAGAAGAACATGCAGAAGGTGATGGCCATAATCATGAAGCAGAAGAGGACCATAGTGGTCATGACCATGCCGATGGTGAACATACTGAGCAAGAAGCACATAGCAAAACTGTACACCTGAATGCTGCACAGTACAAAAATGCAGGTATAGATACCGGCTGGTTTGAAATGAAAAATTTGAGTGATGCTATCAATGCTTCCGGATACACCAAACTACCACCGCAAAATCAGGCAGATGTTACATCGGCGATGGGTGGAATAGTAAAGACCATCAAAGTAATAGAAGGACAATATGTGAAACAGGGTCAATCGCTGGCGACCATACAAAGTCTTGAATACAATAAGATAAGGCTGGAGAAATCAAAACTGAAAGAATCACTCCAATCTGCACAAGCCAATAAACAATACCTGGATGTGGAATATAATAGGCAAAAAGAGCTCTCAGAGGAGAACATCAATGCAAAAAAGACATTTCAGAAAGTAGCGTCTGAATTGGAATTAGAGACAAAAAAAATTGTAAACCTGCTGGAACAGATAGAAATCACAGACCAAATGTTGATATTGGGCGGTACATCAAAATCACCCGTACTGTCCATCAATGCCCCAATATCAGGATATGTATCAGATATATATATCAAAATAGGAAGTAATGCTGAAACAGGAAAGCCAATGTTTACCATACTTGATAATTCAAAAATGCATGTGGATCTGCTGATATATGAAAAGGATCTTTTTAAAGTCAAAGTTGGTCAGGATGTCCGTTTTATACTTACCAATCAGAATAATAAAGAAATCAGGGGTAAAATAAAAAACATTGGCAAAAACTTTGAAAATGATACTAAATCTGTTGCGGTCCATGCGGATATCATCGATTTAAATCACAATCTAATACCAGGCATGTATGTCAATGCATTGGTTGAGATGGGTGGCAATAAAGTAAGCTCATTACCTTCGGATGCTATAATAAAAGCAGAAGGCAGAGAGTTTATATTTATCATGGAAAATGAACAACATGAAGAAGGTGAAATTACTTTTGCCAGAATCGAAGTAAAAACAGGTGTGTCCCAGCTTGGAAATGTTCAGGTAAATTTATTAGAACCTATACATGAGGGTGATAAAATTGTCACTAAAGGTGCCTTTTATCTGCAATCACATCTGACCAAAGAATCGGGAGGCGGAGGTCATGCTCATTAG
- a CDS encoding Rieske (2Fe-2S) protein, giving the protein MNRKDFLKTCGFACLGGSAMATIMQSCTVTKTITGIIENSDLMVAISDFESVSDNKITFKKYVIINNDVLKFPICVYRIEENKYNALWLECTHQGNEVQVFGDKLQCPAHGSEFSNSGLVTNGPADRNLRTFPVTIEGNFLKISLKAV; this is encoded by the coding sequence ATGAATAGAAAAGATTTTTTAAAAACATGTGGGTTTGCATGCTTGGGCGGTAGTGCAATGGCGACCATTATGCAAAGTTGTACGGTAACAAAGACCATCACCGGTATTATTGAAAATAGTGATCTTATGGTAGCTATTTCAGATTTTGAATCTGTCTCAGATAATAAAATTACATTCAAAAAGTATGTCATTATAAACAATGACGTCCTGAAATTTCCCATTTGTGTATACAGAATAGAAGAAAATAAATACAACGCACTATGGCTGGAGTGCACTCACCAGGGAAATGAAGTACAAGTGTTTGGTGATAAGCTCCAATGCCCGGCGCATGGCAGTGAATTCAGTAATTCCGGGTTGGTAACCAATGGGCCAGCAGACAGGAATCTTCGCACTTTTCCTGTCACAATTGAAGGTAATTTTTTAAAAATTTCATTGAAAGCCGTATGA
- a CDS encoding isoprenylcysteine carboxylmethyltransferase family protein, whose product MALKIYLPIYLIMYMLVAFVIPTYRTYKQTGINPITFGKNDNAHDYIGFIMKVLIVLLFVAVLTYSMSEKMYSYLVPISYLQTQILTITGLALIHIALVWISIAQFQMSNSWRIGIDEENKTKLVTDGVFLISRNPIFLGMIISVLGLFFIVPNALTFFLTITTYIIIQIQIRLEEEFLQKQHAQDYVNYKLKTKRLL is encoded by the coding sequence ATGGCACTAAAAATATATCTGCCCATTTATTTAATAATGTACATGCTGGTAGCATTTGTTATACCTACTTATCGTACCTATAAACAGACAGGAATAAATCCAATTACTTTTGGAAAAAATGATAATGCACATGATTATATTGGCTTCATCATGAAAGTGCTGATAGTTCTTTTGTTTGTTGCTGTGCTTACTTATTCTATGTCAGAAAAAATGTACTCCTATTTAGTACCAATTTCTTACTTGCAAACTCAAATACTGACTATAACAGGTTTGGCTTTAATACATATTGCTTTGGTATGGATAAGCATTGCACAATTTCAAATGAGTAATAGTTGGAGAATAGGCATTGATGAAGAAAATAAAACCAAATTAGTAACGGATGGTGTATTTTTAATCAGCAGAAATCCTATTTTTTTGGGTATGATCATAAGTGTGTTGGGCCTATTTTTTATTGTACCTAATGCGCTTACATTTTTTTTAACAATAACTACCTACATAATCATTCAAATACAGATACGATTAGAAGAAGAATTTTTGCAAAAGCAACACGCCCAAGACTATGTGAATTATAAACTCAAAACAAAAAGACTATTATAA
- a CDS encoding endonuclease, with protein sequence MKHHIQTIIIMVISIVDLQSQEIIFPGLRGDSLITELKKYYTPKTILPYYQARTKLYTEIFLQNDSIECYYSGYKIPVPLGTNILSWTAKYGIQTEHLFPRSLGSASMPALGDLHHLVPSKANINTMRKNAPFSDIPDDKTKYWLLDDKVFTRPDLKLIEHYSESTSNVFEPRESIKGDIARALCYFYSIYGATMLKKSRSFFTSMLPDICRWHRKDVVDSTEYDRTMAIGRIQSNVNPFIFDPSLVERCFCVAHPDKPAKTYTVNIYPNPSKGLFFIDIPDYKGPVIMKISDASGKLVEKHHLRYAGLISWRLNSGYYKVSFAITNSYSVILDLLIF encoded by the coding sequence ATGAAACATCATATTCAAACCATCATTATAATGGTTATATCTATTGTCGATCTCCAATCACAGGAAATCATCTTCCCCGGACTCCGCGGAGATTCCCTCATCACCGAACTAAAAAAATACTACACCCCCAAAACCATCCTCCCATATTATCAAGCACGGACCAAACTCTATACTGAAATCTTCCTGCAAAACGATTCAATCGAGTGCTATTATTCCGGGTATAAAATTCCCGTGCCGCTGGGAACTAACATCCTTTCCTGGACTGCCAAGTATGGCATCCAAACAGAACATCTTTTTCCAAGATCGCTTGGATCAGCTTCCATGCCTGCACTAGGTGATCTGCATCACTTGGTGCCTTCTAAGGCCAACATCAACACCATGAGAAAAAATGCCCCCTTCAGCGACATTCCCGATGACAAAACCAAATATTGGCTATTGGATGACAAGGTGTTCACACGTCCTGATCTGAAGCTGATAGAACATTATTCAGAATCCACTTCTAATGTATTCGAACCACGGGAGTCCATTAAAGGCGATATCGCCAGAGCCCTATGCTACTTTTACTCCATATACGGAGCCACTATGCTTAAGAAATCAAGATCCTTTTTCACATCAATGTTGCCCGATATCTGTAGATGGCATCGCAAAGACGTAGTGGATTCCACAGAATACGATCGCACCATGGCTATTGGTCGTATTCAATCCAATGTCAATCCTTTTATCTTTGATCCATCACTCGTTGAGCGATGTTTTTGCGTAGCGCATCCAGACAAACCAGCTAAAACTTACACAGTCAACATTTACCCAAATCCTTCTAAAGGGCTATTCTTTATCGACATTCCGGACTACAAAGGACCAGTCATTATGAAGATATCTGATGCTTCAGGAAAGCTTGTTGAGAAGCATCATTTGAGGTATGCGGGGTTGATTAGTTGGAGATTGAATAGTGGCTATTACAAGGTTAGTTTTGCTATTACAAACTCCTATTCTGTAATATTGGATTTACTAATATTTTAA
- a CDS encoding c-type cytochrome codes for MNQRNTFISGMVAITFLIISCSKFEPEAPDDDNILDGPVSGLTHEQNRQFLAGDVAFNNEIFTPATGLGPIFVATSCGSCHAGDGKGTPFTTLVRFGQTDSTGNKYLHLGGPQLQNRAIPGFKTEVIPNGATSSKFTPPANTGLGFLELVSDEDILSMSDPEDSNGDGISGVPSFGYLPEFITPNSNAVVKNGKYIHRFGKKAAAYNLLHQTVNAYNQDMGITSTFTPHDVYSGHTIDPEVSDKTVRDVVFYLQTLKAPIQRDSGNPINVQGKNLFSQINCSGCHTPQLKTGFSPVSVLSNKTIYPYTDMLLHDMGNDLDDGYTEGFAKTSEWRTPALWGLGLSPNSQGGQYFLMHDGRAKSIDEAIMMHGGEAKLSKDKFNLLNESEKSAIIHFLKSL; via the coding sequence ATGAATCAACGAAATACATTTATATCTGGTATGGTTGCCATAACCTTTTTAATCATATCCTGTAGTAAATTTGAGCCTGAAGCTCCTGATGATGATAATATACTAGATGGTCCTGTAAGCGGTCTCACACATGAACAAAATCGTCAGTTTTTAGCTGGAGACGTAGCATTTAATAATGAAATATTTACTCCTGCGACTGGACTGGGACCAATATTTGTAGCAACAAGCTGCGGAAGTTGCCATGCAGGTGATGGTAAAGGAACACCTTTTACTACACTGGTGAGATTTGGACAAACTGATAGCACCGGCAATAAGTATTTGCACTTAGGTGGTCCACAATTACAAAACAGAGCAATTCCCGGATTTAAAACAGAGGTCATACCAAATGGTGCTACTTCATCAAAATTTACACCACCTGCAAACACAGGACTTGGCTTTTTAGAACTGGTGAGTGATGAAGATATACTCTCCATGTCGGATCCTGAAGACAGCAATGGCGATGGAATATCGGGTGTGCCTAGTTTTGGATATTTACCGGAATTCATAACACCCAATAGTAATGCCGTGGTTAAAAATGGAAAATACATACACCGGTTTGGCAAAAAAGCGGCTGCTTACAATTTACTTCACCAAACGGTGAATGCATATAATCAGGATATGGGTATTACTTCCACCTTTACTCCACATGATGTATATAGTGGTCATACAATTGATCCAGAAGTGAGTGACAAAACTGTAAGAGATGTTGTTTTTTACCTTCAAACATTAAAAGCACCGATACAAAGAGACAGTGGAAATCCAATCAATGTACAGGGTAAAAATTTATTCTCACAAATCAATTGTTCGGGCTGCCATACACCACAACTGAAAACGGGTTTTTCTCCCGTCTCGGTATTGAGTAATAAGACCATATATCCTTATACAGATATGTTGCTTCATGATATGGGGAATGACCTTGATGATGGCTATACTGAAGGATTTGCAAAAACTTCAGAATGGCGAACGCCAGCATTGTGGGGACTAGGATTATCTCCAAATTCACAGGGTGGTCAGTATTTTTTAATGCATGATGGCCGGGCAAAAAGTATCGACGAAGCTATCATGATGCATGGTGGAGAAGCTAAACTAAGCAAAGATAAATTCAACCTGTTGAATGAGAGTGAAAAATCTGCCATCATTCATTTTTTAAAATCGTTGTAA
- a CDS encoding TonB-dependent receptor yields MTKVLLSFLTFITLSVSNLPAQAVDLSIKLLDSENQEPLIGATILINEIKQGTVTDIDGIGLFSNLLVGSYRFEFSFVGYEKKDTIISVNGSNSFFTFSLQSASQEISAVTIKATRSTRTITNIPTRIEFIGGEELEEKAIMNAPNISMVLRESTGIQIQQTSLSSGNRSIRIQGLDGRYTQLLKDGFPLYGGFSGGLSIMQIPPLDLAQFEIIKGSSSTLYGGGAIAGLVNMVSKRPTEETDLNILISQTHTGGSSGNVFYSKRKEKLGFALYGAAHYNSTYNPDDDTFTNIPETTSFSLNPKLFYYPNEKSTVWIGINATTDKREGGDINVVKNGVDANHTYFENNSTNRFSTQFAYEYKLAKSQTIEFKNSVGFFSRKINQPNYIFNGDETNTFTEFNYGKNGEKSDWIVGANLYTNTFKEITDSAPRNMQQRTLGVFANNITNLSSKFILETGFRTDYSLDWGVFPLPRISFLWKTNDKLSIRLGGGLGYKIPDIFTEDAATLNFRNVKPISPDNLNAERSYGANLDINYKSSLTDHIFFSINQLFYLTEISNALLLENISPTEYLFSNAPENIRSLGSETNVKFTYKDLRWFINYALIDTRLKYLEGNPLKPLTPKHNAGSVLMYENKDWRIGYEVYYTGKQYLSNGTQTKDFTTVGLLIQKHFKWGSPYINFENFTDRRQSRYSPEVLGTVRNPVFPEIYAPTDGFIFTVGINIKPFGREECTDDCHSK; encoded by the coding sequence ATGACAAAAGTTCTATTAAGTTTTCTTACATTCATAACCCTTTCAGTTAGTAATCTTCCAGCTCAAGCCGTTGATTTATCAATAAAACTTTTGGATAGTGAAAATCAAGAACCTTTAATTGGCGCCACTATTCTAATTAATGAAATTAAGCAAGGTACAGTAACTGACATTGATGGAATAGGTTTGTTTTCTAATTTACTTGTCGGTTCATATCGGTTTGAATTTTCGTTTGTAGGCTATGAGAAAAAAGACACAATTATATCAGTAAATGGGAGTAACAGTTTTTTTACCTTCAGTTTACAAAGTGCCAGCCAAGAAATAAGTGCTGTTACTATAAAAGCAACACGAAGTACTCGTACAATTACAAATATTCCTACTCGAATAGAATTTATCGGAGGTGAAGAGTTAGAAGAAAAGGCAATTATGAATGCACCCAATATATCTATGGTACTAAGAGAAAGTACAGGTATCCAAATACAGCAAACAAGTCTAAGCAGTGGAAATAGAAGTATTAGAATACAGGGCTTGGACGGTAGATATACTCAATTATTAAAAGATGGATTTCCTTTATATGGCGGTTTTTCAGGCGGTTTAAGTATAATGCAAATTCCTCCATTAGATTTAGCTCAGTTTGAAATAATAAAAGGAAGTTCTTCAACTCTATATGGCGGTGGGGCAATAGCTGGCTTAGTAAACATGGTATCAAAAAGACCAACGGAAGAAACAGATCTAAACATACTTATTTCTCAAACACATACAGGGGGTAGCTCAGGTAATGTTTTTTATAGCAAAAGAAAAGAGAAACTTGGATTTGCACTCTATGGAGCAGCACATTATAATTCAACTTACAACCCTGATGATGACACATTTACCAATATTCCAGAGACTACTTCGTTTTCATTAAATCCAAAACTATTTTATTATCCAAACGAAAAATCTACTGTTTGGATAGGCATAAATGCAACAACCGACAAAAGAGAAGGTGGAGATATTAATGTAGTTAAAAATGGAGTAGATGCTAACCACACCTACTTTGAGAACAATTCTACAAATAGATTTAGTACTCAATTTGCTTATGAATACAAATTAGCAAAAAGTCAGACTATAGAATTTAAAAATAGTGTGGGTTTCTTTAGTCGTAAAATCAATCAACCGAATTACATATTTAATGGAGACGAGACCAATACATTTACTGAATTTAATTATGGTAAAAATGGTGAAAAATCGGATTGGATAGTAGGTGCAAACCTGTATACTAATACCTTTAAGGAGATTACCGATAGTGCACCTCGAAATATGCAGCAAAGAACCTTAGGAGTTTTTGCCAACAATATTACAAACCTTTCAAGTAAGTTTATTTTAGAAACTGGTTTTAGAACGGATTATTCTTTAGATTGGGGTGTATTCCCATTACCTAGGATATCATTCCTCTGGAAAACTAACGATAAACTTTCAATCCGATTAGGTGGTGGGTTAGGATATAAAATTCCGGATATTTTCACAGAAGATGCCGCTACTCTTAACTTCCGAAATGTAAAACCAATAAGTCCAGATAATCTTAATGCAGAAAGATCTTATGGAGCAAACCTCGATATCAATTACAAATCATCACTAACCGACCATATCTTTTTCTCAATAAATCAATTATTCTATTTGACAGAAATTTCCAATGCTTTGCTTTTAGAGAATATTTCACCTACAGAATATCTTTTTAGCAATGCACCTGAAAATATTAGGAGTCTTGGTTCTGAAACAAATGTGAAATTTACTTATAAAGATCTTAGATGGTTTATAAATTATGCCTTGATTGATACAAGATTAAAGTATTTAGAAGGTAATCCCTTAAAACCTCTGACACCCAAACATAATGCCGGATCAGTTTTAATGTATGAAAATAAAGATTGGCGGATAGGATATGAAGTATATTATACTGGAAAACAATACCTTTCTAACGGTACTCAAACTAAAGATTTTACTACAGTGGGTTTATTAATTCAAAAACATTTCAAATGGGGAAGTCCCTATATCAATTTTGAAAACTTTACAGATAGAAGACAAAGTAGATATTCACCTGAAGTTTTAGGAACAGTTCGAAATCCTGTATTTCCTGAAATTTATGCACCTACAGATGGTTTTATTTTTACTGTAGGAATAAATATTAAGCCTTTTGGTCGTGAAGAATGTACTGATGATTGTCACTCCAAATAG
- a CDS encoding dodecin domain-containing protein has translation MAIVKVIEVIASSPNSIEEAMQNAVTEVSKTIRNVDSVYVKDTKAHVKDGKIISFGVICNISFRIDNDMNTVD, from the coding sequence ATGGCCATTGTAAAAGTAATTGAAGTCATTGCAAGCTCTCCAAACAGTATAGAAGAAGCTATGCAAAATGCGGTAACTGAAGTGTCTAAAACCATTCGAAATGTAGATTCGGTGTATGTAAAAGATACCAAAGCGCATGTAAAAGATGGTAAAATAATTTCTTTTGGCGTGATCTGTAACATATCTTTCAGAATAGATAATGATATGAATACAGTGGATTAG